Proteins encoded together in one Streptobacillus ratti window:
- the rpoC gene encoding DNA-directed RNA polymerase subunit beta': MSIRDFDSIQIKLASPEKILEWSYGEVTKSETINYRTLKPEPDGLFCEKIFGPTKDYECTCGKHKKMKDKGTVCEKCKVTITTSKVRRERMGHIKLATPIAHIWYSKGTPNKMSLLLGISTKELEAVLYFSRYIVIDGGNTEFNKNQIIREQQYRLCTESNDRGSFRAKMGAEGILELLQELELPVLEKELEEEIDRENSSQKRKKMVKRLKIVRDFISSGNKPEWLILTILPVIPADLRPLVQLDGGRFATSDLNDLYRRVINRNIRLQKLIDSNAPEIMIRNEKRMLQEAVDALIDNGRRGKPVVTQSNRELKSLSNMLKGKQGRFRQNLLGKRVDYSGRSVIVVGPNLKIHQCGLPKKMALELYKPFLMRELVKRGISSNVKTAKKMVEEENEAVWELIEEIIKNHPVLLNRAPTLHRLSIQAFEPTLIEGKAIRLHPLVCSAFNADFDGDQMAVHLVLSPEAQLEAKLLMLATNNIIAPSSGKPIAVPSQDMVMGCYYMTKERLGEIGENKYFSSIEQLTTAYQNEKVGVHALVNVRINGEIIKTTPGRIIFNQLLPEEIRNYEVTFGKVELGKLIAGLYEQYGFEKTCELIDKIKEFGYHFATFAGVSVGIEDLQIPAEKKAILAKADQDVVDIENAYKAGEIINDERYRRTVQVWNKATNDVTKAMMDSLDQFNPVYMMANSGARGSIAQIRQLGGMRGMMSNTKGEIIEIPIKANFREGLNVLEFFMSSHGARKGLADTALRTADSGYLTRRLVDVSHELIVNKDDCGCGNHGIEVSDLTYEGKVIEKLEERIYGRFLAENLVDNGKVIAKANTLITKNLLAEIVKRNITSVKMRSPLTCKLDKGVCKKCYGVDLSNHKEVLLGEAVGVIAAQSIGEPGTQLTMRTFHTGGVATGSEVQSDYRADEDGKIKFENIETFTYPDGREIVVSSIGKVILGKYRYEVPSGSVLRVKNNEKVTKGQILIEFDPFQTPTISTVAGRIEFRDIYIKENIDVKYDVIERLAIKPIESTQVKPRVIVYDDKGKKIKEYHINYGSYLLFKEGEMIKPGDIISKLPKTGGGNKDITGGLPRVQELFEARNLKGKAILANVGGRIKFSDKTKKGMRVVEIHDIDKDTVIEEYSIPAGEHLVVSNEMIINAGDKLTEGPISPHDILRIKGAVEAQQFILESVQEVYRSQGVTVNDKHIEIIVKQMFQKIRIKESGDSLFLEDELVDKKVIERENKILVSKGKRPAIFEPVIQGITKAAVNTESFISASSFQETTKVLANAAVEGKVDRLEGLKENVTIGKKIPGGTGFKNYKDLNLFLGEVDEKIIDEI, from the coding sequence ATGAGTATAAGAGATTTTGATAGTATTCAAATTAAACTTGCTTCACCTGAAAAGATATTGGAATGGTCTTATGGAGAAGTAACTAAATCAGAAACTATAAACTATAGAACATTAAAACCAGAACCAGATGGTCTTTTTTGTGAGAAAATATTTGGACCAACAAAAGATTATGAATGTACATGTGGTAAACACAAAAAAATGAAAGATAAAGGAACTGTATGTGAAAAATGTAAAGTTACTATTACAACTTCTAAAGTTAGAAGAGAAAGAATGGGACACATTAAACTTGCAACTCCTATAGCTCATATTTGGTATTCTAAAGGAACTCCAAATAAAATGAGTTTACTTTTAGGTATAAGTACTAAAGAACTTGAAGCTGTTCTATATTTCTCAAGATATATAGTTATAGATGGAGGAAATACTGAATTTAATAAAAATCAAATTATTAGAGAACAACAGTACAGATTATGCACAGAAAGCAATGATCGTGGTTCATTCCGTGCTAAAATGGGAGCTGAGGGTATTTTAGAATTGTTACAAGAATTAGAATTACCAGTTTTAGAAAAAGAATTAGAAGAAGAAATTGATAGAGAAAATTCAAGTCAAAAAAGAAAGAAAATGGTAAAAAGATTAAAAATAGTTAGAGATTTTATTAGTTCAGGAAATAAACCTGAATGGTTAATTTTAACTATATTACCAGTTATACCAGCAGATTTAAGACCACTAGTACAACTTGATGGTGGAAGATTTGCAACAAGTGATTTAAATGATTTATATAGAAGAGTAATAAATAGAAATATTAGATTACAAAAATTAATAGATTCTAATGCTCCAGAAATTATGATAAGAAATGAAAAAAGAATGCTACAAGAAGCAGTAGATGCTCTAATAGATAATGGTAGACGTGGGAAGCCAGTTGTTACTCAATCTAATAGAGAACTTAAATCATTATCAAATATGTTAAAAGGTAAACAAGGAAGATTTAGACAAAACTTACTTGGGAAACGTGTGGATTATTCAGGACGTTCAGTTATAGTTGTAGGTCCAAATCTAAAAATTCATCAATGTGGATTACCTAAGAAAATGGCATTAGAATTATATAAACCATTTTTAATGAGAGAATTAGTTAAAAGGGGTATATCTAGCAATGTTAAAACTGCTAAAAAAATGGTTGAAGAAGAAAACGAAGCAGTTTGGGAATTAATAGAAGAAATTATTAAAAACCACCCAGTGTTATTAAACCGTGCCCCAACTTTACATAGACTATCAATACAAGCATTTGAACCAACATTAATTGAGGGGAAAGCTATTAGACTTCACCCATTAGTATGTTCTGCATTTAATGCCGATTTTGATGGAGACCAAATGGCAGTTCATTTAGTTTTATCACCAGAGGCACAACTTGAAGCTAAGTTATTAATGCTTGCTACTAATAATATTATTGCACCATCAAGTGGTAAACCTATAGCAGTTCCATCTCAAGATATGGTTATGGGATGTTATTACATGACTAAAGAAAGACTAGGAGAAATAGGAGAAAATAAATATTTTTCTAGTATAGAACAATTAACTACAGCATACCAAAATGAAAAAGTTGGTGTCCATGCTTTAGTAAATGTAAGAATAAATGGTGAAATTATTAAAACTACACCTGGTAGAATAATATTTAACCAATTATTACCAGAAGAAATTAGAAATTATGAAGTTACTTTTGGTAAAGTTGAATTAGGTAAATTAATTGCAGGATTATATGAACAATATGGATTTGAAAAAACTTGTGAATTAATAGATAAAATTAAAGAATTTGGATATCACTTTGCTACATTTGCTGGAGTAAGTGTAGGTATAGAAGATTTACAAATTCCAGCTGAGAAAAAAGCTATACTTGCTAAAGCAGATCAAGATGTTGTAGATATTGAAAATGCTTATAAAGCAGGGGAAATTATTAATGATGAAAGATATAGAAGAACAGTTCAAGTGTGGAATAAGGCTACTAATGATGTAACTAAAGCCATGATGGACAGCCTAGATCAATTTAATCCTGTATATATGATGGCAAACTCTGGAGCTAGAGGATCTATTGCACAAATTCGTCAATTAGGAGGAATGCGTGGAATGATGTCAAATACTAAAGGGGAAATTATTGAAATACCAATTAAAGCCAACTTTAGAGAGGGATTAAACGTATTAGAGTTCTTTATGTCATCACATGGTGCGAGAAAAGGACTAGCAGATACAGCTTTAAGAACTGCCGATTCAGGATATTTAACAAGAAGACTTGTAGATGTTTCTCATGAATTAATAGTTAATAAAGATGACTGTGGTTGTGGAAATCATGGAATAGAAGTAAGTGATTTAACTTATGAAGGTAAAGTTATAGAAAAATTAGAAGAAAGAATATATGGAAGATTTTTAGCTGAAAATTTAGTAGATAATGGAAAAGTAATAGCTAAAGCAAATACTTTAATTACTAAGAATTTATTAGCTGAAATAGTTAAGAGAAATATAACTAGCGTTAAGATGAGATCTCCTTTAACATGTAAACTTGATAAAGGTGTATGTAAAAAATGTTATGGAGTTGATTTATCTAATCATAAAGAAGTATTACTTGGAGAAGCGGTAGGAGTTATTGCAGCTCAATCAATAGGAGAACCAGGAACTCAGCTTACAATGCGTACTTTCCATACAGGAGGGGTTGCAACGGGTTCTGAAGTTCAATCTGATTATAGAGCAGATGAAGATGGAAAAATTAAATTTGAAAATATTGAAACATTTACTTATCCAGATGGAAGAGAAATAGTTGTTTCATCAATAGGTAAAGTAATTTTAGGTAAATATCGTTATGAAGTACCATCAGGATCAGTGCTAAGAGTTAAAAATAATGAAAAGGTAACAAAGGGGCAAATTTTAATAGAATTTGATCCTTTCCAAACTCCAACTATTTCAACAGTAGCTGGTCGTATAGAATTTAGAGATATCTATATTAAAGAAAATATAGATGTTAAATATGATGTTATTGAAAGATTAGCTATTAAACCTATAGAAAGTACTCAAGTTAAACCAAGAGTAATAGTATATGATGATAAAGGTAAGAAAATTAAAGAATATCATATAAATTACGGTTCTTATCTATTATTTAAAGAGGGAGAAATGATTAAACCAGGAGATATAATTTCTAAATTACCTAAAACAGGTGGAGGAAATAAAGATATTACTGGAGGTCTTCCAAGAGTTCAAGAATTATTTGAAGCTAGAAACTTAAAAGGCAAAGCTATACTTGCTAATGTTGGTGGTAGAATTAAATTCTCAGATAAAACTAAAAAAGGTATGAGAGTTGTTGAAATTCATGATATAGATAAAGATACTGTAATAGAAGAATATTCAATACCTGCTGGAGAGCATTTAGTAGTTTCAAATGAAATGATAATAAATGCTGGAGATAAATTAACAGAGGGGCCTATATCACCACATGACATCTTAAGAATTAAAGGAGCAGTTGAAGCACAACAATTTATACTTGAATCAGTACAAGAAGTATATAGAAGCCAAGGTGTTACTGTTAATGATAAACATATAGAAATAATAGTTAAACAAATGTTCCAAAAAATTAGAATTAAAGAATCAGGAGATTCATTATTCTTAGAAGATGAATTAGTAGATAAGAAAGTAATTGAAAGAGAAAACAAGATATTAGTTTCTAAAGGTAAAAGACCTGCAATTTTTGAACCAGTTATTCAAGGTATAACAAAAGCAGCTGTAAATACAGAAAGCTTTATATCAGCATCTTCATTCCAAGAAACAACTAAAGTATTGGCAAATGCAGCAGTTGAAGGAAAAGTAGATAGACTTGAAGGACTTAAAGAAAATGTAACTATAGGTAAGAAAATACCTGGAGGAACAGGATTTAAAAATTATAAGGACTTAAATCTATTTTTAGGTGAAGTTGACGAGAAAATAATAGATGAAATATAA
- the gmk gene encoding guanylate kinase: MKGKLFIVSGPSGSGKSTVTKLVRDMLNIPLAISVTTRQMRTGEVDCKDYYFITKEEFEKKINENGLFEYANVHGNYYGTLNSEIEKHLENGQNVILEIDVQGGVIAKSKRNDSILIFFKAPNLEELEKRLRGRNTDSDKVIQKRLENAIKELEYEKDYDYTIINHSIEDSCKQLIDIIAKGEIL, from the coding sequence ATGAAAGGGAAATTATTCATAGTTTCAGGACCATCAGGTTCTGGGAAATCAACTGTTACAAAACTAGTAAGAGATATGTTAAATATACCTTTAGCAATTTCTGTAACTACTCGTCAAATGAGAACTGGAGAAGTTGATTGTAAGGATTATTACTTTATAACTAAGGAAGAATTTGAAAAGAAAATTAATGAAAATGGATTATTTGAATATGCAAATGTTCATGGTAATTATTATGGTACATTAAATTCAGAAATTGAAAAACATTTAGAAAATGGTCAAAATGTTATTCTTGAAATAGATGTTCAAGGGGGAGTTATAGCTAAAAGTAAAAGAAATGACTCTATTTTGATATTTTTTAAAGCTCCTAATCTTGAAGAATTAGAAAAAAGATTAAGAGGCAGAAATACAGATAGTGATAAAGTAATACAAAAAAGATTGGAAAATGCTATTAAAGAACTTGAATATGAAAAAGATTATGATTATACAATAATTAATCATAGTATTGAAGATTCTTGTAAGCAACTTATTGATATCATAGCTAAAGGAGAAATACTATGA
- the rpoB gene encoding DNA-directed RNA polymerase subunit beta, whose protein sequence is MNNKLIKRYSFGKIKDRGEMPNFLEFQLDSYEDFLQTKRSYDSRELKGLEAIFQETFPIESANGTLKLEYFGYEIHDSEAPLNDELECKKRGKTFSGQLKVKLRLTNNKTGEIKETLVHFGDIPLMTDKATFIINGAERVVVSQLHRSPGITFNKELNMQTGKDMFIGKIIPYKGTWLEFETDKNDVLNVKIDRKKKVLASVFLKAVKFFESNSEIMDEFFEIKTIQLAPIYKKYKNIEDAKSVIRTEIEGSFVNEDIVNEKTGEIVIESESFIDEITVDKLIEYNISEITIWEVKPEDRMIAKSIKDDHTKSSDEAVVEVFKKIKPGDIVTVESAYNLIIPMFFNPQRYDFAPVGRYKINKRLKLEGEINEQDIVLTKKDVIATINYLKVLYNGGGSTDDIDNLSNRRVRGVGELLSIQIKGGVAKMSKMVKEKMQTQDINTLTPQSLLNTKPLNALILEFFGSGQLSQFMDQSNPLAELTHKRRISALGPGGLSRDRAGFEVRDVHNSHYGRVCPIETPEGPNIGLIASLSTYGKVNKYGFIETPFVKVKDGVADFNDISYLAADEEEGLFIAQADTNIDEKGRLLDNDITCRYGDEIVHVKKEQVDLMDVSPKQIVSVSAGLIPFLEHDDANRALMGSNMQRQAVPLLKTEAPYVGTGLERKVAIDSGAVLVSKVKGEVTYVDASKIIVTDKKGDEHLHRLLNFEKSNQSMCLHQKPIIDLGAKVNKGDILADGPSTSGGDLSLGKNILLAFMPWEGYNFEDGILISERLRKDDVFTSLHIEEFDIEARTTKLGEEEITREIPNVSEEALRNLDKDGIVRIGAYVEPDDILVGKVTPKGESEPPAEERLLRAIFGEKAKDVRDTSLRLPHGVKGTVVDVLVLSKENKDDLKAGVNKVVRVYVAEKRKIMVGDKMSGRHGNKGVISRVLPVEDMPHLEDGTPVDVCLNPLGVPSRMNIGQVLEVHLGLAIGDMNKHIATPVFDGATEEDVKNYLEEAGYPRTGKVKLIDGRTGEYFDNPVTVGRMYMLKLHHLVEDKMHARAIGPYSLVTQQPLGGKAQFGGQRLGEMEVWALEAYGASNILQEMLTVKSDDINGRTKTYESIIKGQSMPEADAPESFKVLIKEFQSLGLDVNLYNKEGERIELDNNFEG, encoded by the coding sequence ATGAATAACAAACTAATTAAAAGATATAGTTTTGGGAAAATTAAAGATAGGGGAGAAATGCCTAATTTTTTAGAATTCCAATTAGATTCTTATGAAGATTTTTTACAAACAAAAAGATCTTACGATTCAAGAGAATTAAAAGGACTTGAGGCAATATTCCAAGAAACATTCCCAATAGAATCTGCTAATGGTACTTTAAAGCTGGAGTATTTTGGGTATGAAATACATGATAGTGAAGCACCATTAAATGACGAGTTAGAATGTAAAAAAAGAGGGAAAACATTTTCAGGTCAATTAAAAGTTAAATTAAGATTAACAAACAATAAAACTGGAGAAATTAAGGAAACATTGGTACATTTTGGAGATATACCTTTGATGACTGATAAAGCTACTTTCATAATAAATGGAGCAGAAAGAGTAGTTGTTTCTCAATTGCATAGATCACCTGGTATCACTTTTAATAAAGAATTAAATATGCAAACTGGTAAAGATATGTTTATCGGTAAAATTATTCCATATAAAGGAACTTGGCTTGAATTTGAAACAGATAAAAATGATGTTTTAAATGTGAAAATTGATAGAAAGAAAAAAGTATTAGCATCTGTATTTTTAAAAGCAGTTAAATTTTTTGAATCTAATTCTGAAATAATGGATGAATTCTTTGAAATTAAAACTATACAACTTGCACCTATATACAAAAAGTATAAGAATATAGAAGATGCAAAAAGTGTTATTAGAACAGAAATAGAGGGTTCATTTGTTAATGAAGATATAGTTAATGAGAAAACAGGAGAAATAGTAATAGAATCAGAAAGCTTTATAGATGAAATTACTGTAGATAAATTAATTGAATATAACATTTCAGAAATTACTATATGGGAAGTAAAACCAGAAGATAGAATGATAGCTAAATCAATTAAAGATGATCATACTAAATCATCTGATGAGGCTGTAGTAGAAGTGTTTAAAAAAATAAAGCCTGGAGATATAGTTACTGTAGAGAGTGCCTATAACTTAATTATACCTATGTTCTTTAATCCTCAAAGATATGATTTTGCACCTGTTGGAAGATACAAAATTAATAAGAGATTAAAACTTGAAGGAGAAATTAACGAACAAGATATAGTTTTAACAAAAAAAGATGTAATAGCAACTATAAACTACTTAAAAGTACTATATAACGGTGGTGGAAGTACTGATGATATAGATAATTTATCAAATAGAAGAGTAAGAGGAGTTGGAGAGCTATTATCTATCCAAATTAAAGGTGGAGTAGCTAAGATGTCTAAAATGGTTAAAGAAAAAATGCAAACTCAAGACATTAATACTTTAACACCTCAAAGTTTATTAAACACTAAACCATTAAATGCTTTAATATTAGAATTTTTTGGTAGTGGACAATTATCTCAATTTATGGATCAATCAAATCCACTTGCTGAACTTACTCATAAGAGAAGAATATCAGCATTAGGACCTGGAGGACTTTCAAGAGATAGAGCAGGATTTGAGGTTAGAGACGTTCATAACTCACATTATGGAAGAGTTTGTCCTATAGAAACTCCAGAGGGACCAAATATAGGGTTAATAGCTTCACTTTCAACTTATGGTAAAGTAAATAAATATGGATTTATTGAAACTCCATTTGTAAAAGTTAAAGATGGAGTAGCTGATTTTAATGATATTAGTTATCTTGCTGCTGATGAAGAAGAGGGATTATTTATAGCTCAAGCAGATACTAATATAGATGAAAAAGGAAGATTACTTGATAACGATATCACATGTAGATATGGTGATGAAATAGTTCATGTTAAAAAAGAACAAGTTGATTTAATGGACGTTTCTCCTAAGCAAATAGTTTCAGTATCAGCAGGGTTAATTCCATTCTTAGAACACGATGATGCTAACCGTGCATTAATGGGATCAAACATGCAAAGACAAGCAGTACCATTACTTAAAACAGAAGCTCCTTATGTAGGAACAGGTCTTGAAAGAAAGGTTGCTATAGATTCTGGAGCAGTGCTTGTATCAAAAGTAAAAGGAGAAGTTACTTATGTTGATGCAAGTAAAATTATAGTTACAGATAAAAAAGGAGATGAACATTTACATAGATTATTAAATTTTGAAAAATCTAATCAAAGTATGTGTTTACATCAAAAACCAATAATAGATTTAGGTGCTAAAGTAAACAAAGGAGATATATTAGCAGATGGACCATCTACATCAGGTGGAGATTTATCTTTAGGTAAAAATATATTACTTGCATTCATGCCTTGGGAAGGATACAATTTCGAGGATGGAATTTTAATATCAGAAAGATTAAGAAAAGATGATGTATTTACATCATTACATATAGAAGAATTTGATATAGAAGCAAGAACTACAAAACTTGGAGAAGAAGAAATTACAAGAGAAATACCTAATGTATCTGAAGAGGCTTTACGTAACTTAGATAAAGACGGTATTGTAAGAATAGGAGCCTATGTTGAACCTGATGATATCTTAGTTGGTAAGGTAACTCCTAAAGGTGAGAGTGAACCACCTGCTGAAGAAAGATTATTAAGAGCAATTTTTGGAGAAAAAGCTAAAGATGTAAGAGATACATCGCTAAGATTACCACATGGAGTTAAAGGTACAGTAGTAGATGTATTAGTATTATCTAAAGAAAATAAAGATGATTTAAAAGCAGGTGTAAATAAGGTAGTAAGAGTTTATGTTGCAGAAAAAAGAAAAATAATGGTTGGAGATAAAATGTCAGGAAGACATGGTAATAAAGGGGTTATATCTCGTGTATTACCAGTTGAAGATATGCCACATTTAGAAGATGGTACTCCAGTTGATGTTTGTTTAAATCCATTAGGAGTTCCATCTCGTATGAATATAGGTCAAGTATTAGAGGTTCATTTGGGACTTGCTATAGGGGATATGAATAAACATATTGCAACACCAGTATTTGATGGTGCAACTGAAGAAGATGTTAAAAATTACTTAGAAGAAGCTGGATATCCTAGAACAGGAAAAGTTAAGCTAATTGACGGTAGAACTGGAGAATATTTTGATAATCCAGTAACAGTAGGAAGAATGTACATGTTAAAATTACACCATTTAGTTGAAGATAAAATGCACGCTAGAGCAATAGGACCATATTCACTAGTTACTCAACAACCACTTGGAGGTAAAGCTCAATTTGGTGGACAAAGATTAGGAGAAATGGAAGTTTGGGCTCTTGAGGCATATGGAGCTTCAAATATCCTTCAAGAAATGTTGACTGTTAAATCTGATGATATTAATGGTAGAACTAAGACTTATGAATCGATAATTAAAGGACAATCAATGCCAGAAGCAGATGCTCCTGAATCATTTAAAGTACTTATTAAAGAATTCCAATCTTTAGGATTAGATGTAAATCTATATAATAAAGAGGGAGAAAGAATAGAATTAGATAATAATTTTGAGGGATAA